A genomic stretch from Brachyhypopomus gauderio isolate BG-103 unplaced genomic scaffold, BGAUD_0.2 sc37, whole genome shotgun sequence includes:
- the nab1a gene encoding NGFI-A-binding protein 1a, with product MSGLLPRSVGELQLYRVLQRANLLCYYAAFVQQGGDDVQQLCEAAEDEFLEIMALVGMATKPLHVRRLQKALRDWVTNPTLFNQPLTSLPVSSIPVYKLRDGSPATCSEQQKTTLPVALSPSSAEVEGGETGSGGARGTPDGPMEPEESQSPPKSCSPGSSGEATETLDPAVAQRVSDCVARLAPTLPKSDPVEVKERLRSNRRLSKALSHLGALSEGDPQREEEIRRYSAIYRHDCKREDARQLTMHELVMNEAAALLCLRDEALLTQREQLFSLARQISREVTYRHNIRTRPSGEEEEEEAFSPKRIKTEDGMCDVGDSSDMDVQKESAKECLAASTWKGDESIRHALQVQLQLQEMLHKRGVPPASIGYIPNITNSNPTHSPPTAESPPPSHGVNRSVFHGDIPLGRQLAHELKQHLKHRRKQYSQDEQRRLDRISGVEKSVTSENGTSPKEFCLVSHMKIKTEPEEAR from the exons ATGTCAGGGTTGTTGCCCCGCTCCGTGGGGGAGCTTCAGCTCTACCGCGTCCTACAGAGAGCCAACCTGCTGTGCTACTACGCCGCTTTTGTCCAGCAGGGCGGCGACGACGTCCAGCAACTCTGTGAGGCAGCCGAGGATGAGTTCCTGGAGATAATGGCCCTGGTGGGCATGGCCACGAAGCCGCTTCACGTCCGTCGTCTGCAGAAGGCACTTCGCGACTGGGTCACCAACCCCACCCTCTTCAACCAGCCTCTGACCTCACTTCCTGTTAGCAGCATACCCGTGTACAAACTTCGCGATGGCTCACCAGCTACCTGCAGTGAGCAGCAGAAGACGACTCTGCCGGTGGCCTTGAGCCCGAGCTCCGctgaggtggagggtggagagactgGGTCTGGTGGGGCGAGAGGTACCCCAGACGGGCCTATGGAGCCTGAGGAAAGCCAGTCTCCGCCCAAATCTTGCTCACCTGGCTCTTCTGGAGAGGCAACGGAGACCCTGGACCCCGCGGTGGCGCAGCGCGTTTCTGATTGTGTGGCGAGGCTGGCCCCCACGCTACCCAAGAGCGACCcggtggaggtgaaggagcgTCTCCGTAGTAACAGGAGACTGAGCAAGGCATTGAGCCATCTTGGTGCCCTGAGCGAGGGTGACCcccagagagaggaagagattcGCAGGTACAGCGCCATCTACAGGCACGACTGCAAGAGGGAAGACGCCAGGCAGCTAACCATgcacgag cTGGTGATGAACGAGGCAGCAGCACTACTGTGTCTGAGGGACGAGGCCCTGCTGACACAGCGAGAGCAGCTCTTCTCTCTGGCCAGACAGATCTCGCGAGAggtcacatacagacacaacatcAGGACacg GCCTagcggagaggaagaggaggaggaggccttCTCCCCCAAACGAATTAAAACCGAG GATGGTATGTGTGATGTCGGAGACTCGTCAGATATGGACGTGCAGAAAGAGTCGGCGAAGGAGTGCCTGGCGGCCAGTACGTGGAAAGGAGACGAGAGCATCAGACATGCCCTACAG gtgcagtTGCAGCTCCAAGAGATGCTTCACAAAAGAGGGGTTCCCCCAGCTTCCATTGGTTACATCCCCAATATCACCAACTCCAACCCCACCCACAGCCCCCCCACAG CTGAaagccctccaccctcacacggGGTCAACCGGAGCGTTTTTCACGGGGACATCCCGCTGGGGCGACAGTTAGCGCACGAGCTAAAGCAACATCTGAAACATCGACGTAAGCAGTACTCCCAGGACGAGCAGCGGCGTCTCGATAGGATCTCGGGAGTGGAGAAATCCGTGACATCAG AAAATGGCACGTCTCCGAAGGAATTCTGCCTCGTGAGCCACATGAAGATCAAAACAGAGCCAGAAGAGGCCAGATAG